Proteins from a genomic interval of Musa acuminata AAA Group cultivar baxijiao chromosome BXJ1-9, Cavendish_Baxijiao_AAA, whole genome shotgun sequence:
- the LOC135592297 gene encoding heavy metal-associated isoprenylated plant protein 7-like, translating to MGEEEKKPEAGKKEAAAAEEEKPKAKEEKKEEAKADDGKKGGAGEGEKEKKEGGGEEKKDGGGEEKKEDAPPPPPPPEEIEMRVFMHCEGCARKVKRCLKGFEGVEGVMTDCRTHKVVVKGKKAAEDPMKVVERVQKKAGRKVELLTPLPPPKPEKKEEEKKEEEKPKPEEKKEEPQVIAVVLKVHMHCEACAQEIKKRILKMKGVQSAEPDLKASQVTVKGVFAAQKLVEYVYKRTGKHAVVAKEEPVDKKPAEEEKKDDGAGGDAAKEEKKADEAGGANAEGEKKEEKGGEGGGGGGGDENDKKEGGGGATEDGAAPPAKVMELMRNEFYQYYPRYAAGYVGYAYPPQIFSDENPNACSVM from the exons ATGGGGGAG GAAGAGAAGAAGCCGGAGGCGGGGAagaaggaggcggcggcggcggaggaggagaagcccaaggcgaaggaggagaagaaggaggaggCGAAGGCGGACGACGGGAAGAAGGGCGGCGCCGGCGAGggcgagaaggagaagaaggaaggaggtggcGAAGAGAAGAAAGATGGGGGTGGTGAGGAAAAGAAGGAGGACGCGCCGCCGCCTCCCCCGCCGCCGGAGGAGATCGAGATGCGCGTCTTCATGCACTGCGAGGGGTGCGCCAGGAAGGTCAAGCGCTGCTTGAAGGGATTCGAAG GGGTGGAGGGCGTGATGACGGACTGCAGGACCCACAAGGTGGTGGTGAAGGGGAAGAAGGCGGCGGAGGACCCGATGAAGGTGGTGGAGAGGGTCCAGAAGAAGGCCGGGAGAAAGGTGGAACTGCTGACTCCTCTGCCGCCGCCGAAGccggagaagaaagaggaggagaagaaggaagaagagaagcccaagccggaggagaagaaggaagag CCGCAGGTAATCGCAGTGGTGCTCAAAGTCCACATGCATTGCGAGGCCTGCGCACAAGAGATCAAGAAGAGGATACTAAAGATGAAAG GGGTGCAGTCGGCGGAACCGGATCTGAAAGCCTCGCAGGTGACGGTGAAGGGCGTCTTCGCCGCGCAGAAGCTGGTGGAGTACGTGTACAAGAGGACCGGGAAGCACGCGGTGGTGGCCAAGGAAGAGCCAGTGGACAAGAAGCCggcggaggaagagaagaaggacgaCGGCGCCGGCGGGGACGCTgccaaggaagagaagaaggcagACGAAGCCGGGGGAGCCAATGCCGAGggcgagaagaaggaagagaaaggcGGCGaggggggcggcggcggcggtggggacGAGAATGACAAGAAGGAAGGCGGCGGCGGAGCGACGGAGGACGGCGCGGCGCCGCCCGCAAAGGTGATGGAGCTGATGCGAAACGAGTTCTACCAGTACTACCCCAGATACGCCGCGGGGTACGTGGGGTACGCGTATCCCCCTCAGATCTTCAGCGATGAGAACCCTAACGCCTGCTCCGtgatgtaa